The Bicyclus anynana chromosome 13, ilBicAnyn1.1, whole genome shotgun sequence region aagtgtGAAAACCACATAAGGGCTCTATTTGATTGACAACCTTAAGAAAAAATCAACCAAACTCAACTCAAAATCTCAGAActaaaacccaggacctctagaTCCAAAACCTCATCAGCTAACACTGGACCAATGAtgcaaaaaatgcaatcagtaaaatttttgtctatctatatgtttgttatagaaacaaaaagtactcgatggattttaatgaaacttggtacaattattcttcatactcctgggcaggttatattatacttttcatcaccctatgatcaataggagcagagcagtgaagggaaatgttgggaaaacgggagaagttacgcCATATTCAAACTCAAAATCATcgaaaccgattttgaaatttcttttactaataaaaagccacgttatttgcgagtgccattaagacattagcgatgcgtctgggggacttctttcatcaAAAGGACTTTAAagtctctagctacctgctggtcAGTGTAAATAGACAGTGTCTGTGccctgtgggtgtctgccacgctacttgtctgtgacacactgtgtctgtagatataaatggACCTTAACTctgtaaattacttatttttatgatGTATCGATACCAAGAATTCTGCAAAGAAAGTCACGGGCGTGGACTAGTTAATTACTAAAAACAAATGTACCTCCTGTTGTATTGAATCCTCCTCTTAGCACGGccagtcttcttcttctttttttgttgcTTCTCAACTTTGGGTGTTTGTCCTTTTACtttacctatattaaaaaaagatgttTTAAAGTTCTACTTTGCCATTATGAAAGAATAAAATCTTAAGGAGTCtatacaaagaaacaaaatataggTTAGATAATAGGATGAATTCAAAACTTTTCCATTTGAGGTTCAAgctatttaaaatgaaaattggtAAACTTGTAATTCAAAGAAACAAAGTTTCACTTCATCCAAACAAATTCATTTACTGTAACAAAGTCTTAGGTATGTTTAAACTGTACTACAATGTGATTTTgctctttgactatttagactatggacctgtttagCACCcaaatttaccaacaaaaaaagtctgtcgttttttgagggggaaaactcacacattaaaaatatttaacaccattgaatatattctgtgtccatacaccacacacaactataaatttgacttaacacattgcttagactatttACAGAATATTCAGTTACTTGAtaaattttttgctgttccgtcaaaagaatcaatttttttttagaaattgttttaattacaaaattgataaaattaaggctgaaataattacaaatgaaGGTTACTCCATcctttactaaactacaagttctTGACaatgattacaacaatgaaaaatcgattctatgttttttaacacaaacACAttaaatcattgatttttgatctttgtcAGAGGGGTAAcagttagcgaggcaggtcctgttattaatggtcgaaggatATTGATTGTCTCATTGTTTCAGTTGTGTTTATCCATTGGCATTTGACCACGGGAATTGGGTCAAATGGTCCCTAGTTAGGACTGATCACCTGTCTGACCTCGTCCCCTCTAGAAATATAACTATACTTATCCATTGGCATACCTTACTTTCTAAGGTATGGACTTTAAAGGTGAATTTATTGAATGGAAAAACTGTCACATTTTAAAACACAGCCTCACAGTTTGGGGGCTCTTCGGCATTTGGCAGCCATGCCATTTATAGTTATGCCACTAATCCTAACCTCatcaatttatatttgtcaTTGTATTGTGccaacatacaaaaatatttatatcttatttatttatcctttttttttaatttttaacaaagttgataaaatacaaaatgaaaaaacacTAAACTGCCCAGGCAACCGGTGGTCATTGTTTCAGAGTGAGGAactgaggaacctcctcacaatacgcaccaTCTCAAGAATAACCTTGAACCAACAGCTtagcgaaagcttcttgagATGTGccaacatacaaaaatattatttttattataactattagtGTGGGAAAAAGACAGTGTAGCTATGGTAATGCTGGAGTGAGCACAAGAGTGATCTTGTGCTATAAAGTATCTCCTACATGAATGGCTAGTctctataatatttgtatatgtggccaaaacaaacattattatttaaacttaccAGCACGAGCCAGTGATCCGTGCACTTTACCACCAAGCAGTGGCACGGTCAGGTCAAGGTCTGTGGATGCCAGCTCAGATACAAGGATGCCATCTTCGAGTGGGGCACCGAGCGCAGAGAGTGTGAATTCCTCAGCGCCAATGTCTGAGAGTGCTCTTACACGATCCTGCAATAagacacaattttttttcgtcataaactagcagacgctatGTAGTTTCACCTACATAGTtttgttcctgtgggaatacagggataaaatatagcctatgttactaggTGATAAAGCAGCTTTGTAATGACAGAAAACTTTTTTAGTCTCAGAGctgcaattaaattttttttgtataaaatattaatatagaatctaaatctatattaaGGGTACTTTGAAGTAAGGCAATAAATAGTGCAATCATAAAGAAGATAAACAATTAATATGCCAATGCATCAATAGATTGAATATAGTCCATGAAAACACAAACATTAGCTTTTTCAAGCTCTGCAAGATTTCCTAAAATTTCAATGACTATGGAttacatttgaataataattcatGTAAATACTTGGTTGTCTGTAGGCTAGCGCGCCTCGAGCTAGACGAGATAATCCAAGGTTTTGGGACGTACGACGTAAAATAATCATACAAAGGTGTAATATTACTCACCTTGATCTGTGCAATGGACTCCTCTCCATTGACATCAAGAATGTGCGTAGACTGTCCTCTGATATGCAGCTGCATCTTGAGGTGAGGTTACTGAAATAACACGAACGGCATGGTTGTGAACAGAACTTTTGACGTCAATGTGTTACCTTTCAgtgtatacaaatacataaagaaCTTGAACACTCATTTTACCTaaaacactaatattttatatattacagaattttataactaaatagaatagtatttaataaaataataagaaaattgcGATGGACTAACCTATCAGCCAAATCTGACATACGAAAGAAACAAAGATGGCGGAACAGGAAGCGGATCTCATACGTTTCGGATACTCGTATTAAATTACAgaacatgaaaataaatttaattttttatttaattaacatatatTATTCTACAGACGATATATgttcttttgtatatttttaatattgttttaaaatattcagtgCATTGTCGAATTCACGACTTGGTTAAAGGTCTGTGGTCTAGACATACTATCACAGTCATCACAGCTTGTACATAGGCAAATTTTCTGTCACAGGCCATTAAAGTGATACCAAATTAATGTAATCTGTATTACAATTTGcctatttatgtataaaaatgtagtttattagatagaaaaaaattcgccggcgaagacgaggtccccgatattgaacgtcacccggacgtgggttttctaactcacgatcttggagGCGTCCGGACTAATTCACTCGGGTCACGGTTACCCTCTCCCGAATCCTCTAAGCTGAGGTCCGGGTCTCATAGGAGACgaccttagagagtcgtttttTAGTTCAGTTCAGACCTctgtctttatttcagccttcgggtctcatcaggcgatgcttctgcgctcgcccaaacccccagtgtcgccgtagtggtcccaaaTGATGGCTCCAattgggaccactacggcgcttactcaacacgaaaaaaaaagtcACTTAGCAGACGATGGAACcagttatttttgaaaattctctgcgtgatcgaatcagaaatgagcagatccgcagacgaactaaagtcactgacacagctcagcgagtcgcgaagctcaagAGGCAATGGGCGTACATTATAGTTTGATGGACGTGGGGGTCCTAAGGAACGGAAAcgccgcaccggaaaacgcagtgttgggcAACCCGTCAcgaagacatcaagtgggttgcagggaaccactggatgctggcggcttgagaagtccatgcaagaggcaatAAGGACgtcaagcagtggacgtccatattgatgaaacaatacacacatcactatcgagccccaaagtaagcttaCTGATAGCCTGAATGTAGGcatcaccattccagcaccagcGTCCGTCATTGTCATCTCTATATTGTATTGTTAGTTCATGTTGACTTGAAGTTTCCGAAAATCtcacaaaaatattcaaaggtTGGTCAAATACTTACCCAAATAAGATGGTAACTGCGTTAGCAAGTGGTAACCCTGATTCATTCGCTGTTGTAAAGTTAGTGATGTCACAACACAAGGTTGATTTGGCCTAACCGGCCTAACATTAATCTGTGTTTGTTTGGCCTCGTATGTCATTAAAAATGTTGGAATATAAAAGATAGACGCAATTATAAACTGCACATTATATTAGCTAATTCATTGAAGTCGACTTCTTTAATATCttaccaaataaattaattttattttttatacaatcgtGTAGTCATCGATTTTTGAACGAAGGCCTTTATTTTATGTTGGTAATTCTGACATTACACATTTACGCTCGTGATTGGATATCACAAGCGGTTGACGACTTGGATTTTGGAAATTGGTTATTGGAAGCCGACGAAATGATCACATTGAATTAAACCAGAAAATAtgtaactatttgtaaaaaGCGAAGTGATGTAAAATGGTTAAATAGAGGAATAAAAATCTAGTGTCTGCAAACATCTATCATGCTGTCAAAAATACTTCGCCAGTTCCTATTTATTCTGATACACTTTGTTGTGAAGATACTTGTTGCAGTTCAGAATATTTATTACCAATTTTGTGAAACACGCATTTTACCTGATAAACATGTGACGAAGAGAGATGTTCTAACATTATTAGATAGTGTGCCAAAGTTGAAGAAGAAACTGAAGCATTTAGTGGTATTGGTAGACACTAGTGTACATTCTATGAGTGATCTTGCACTTCTGGTTATCTGGAGTCTTATAGTGGGAGTTCCTTTCGTCAGTTTTCATGATTTAACAGGTAAATAGTAAGAAAATTACCATAGTTACCTTAAGTTATTTGAATGATGTAATAActaattcatatattttttcaagtctaGTAGCTAGTGTAAAGCTTTAAATCatgatgtcctgggttcgagtcctggagTAATAGTTTCTTCCAAAAAATCCTCAGTAAAAGTTCTCAGCCCTAAAATGTGGGAGGTTGTTAATGTTACACTAAGCttcatatttcttttaaattaaggtAACCTTAACCTTGTAATGGGCCATTTATATAGCCTGatcatgatgttttttttgttattctttacaagttagccattgactacaatctcagttaatggcaagtgatgatgcaatctaaaatggaagtgggctaacttgttgggaggatgaaagtccacatccctttcggtgtctacatCACACCAGAATTCAAAATCTCTTGGCAGTACAATTAAGAAAAAAGCCCAACTGGGGACCCCAAACCCAGGGCCTTCCTCTAGTAAATCTACTTCCCTTACCACTGCaccatgaaaattattttatttttaatgtattttgttttttttttgtattacaggccaattaaaaaaacatgaagAGGACTTATTCATGGAAATAGAGAGAAAAAAGAAAGGTGTCCCTGGTTGCATTAAGTGGTCAAATAAACCAGATTTAAACGGTTACACAAATGGCACACAAGCAAACacagtttatattaatatattctcACAAAATGACGGCAGACAGAGAATAGTCCAGTGCGTAAATCTTTTAGCCAAAGATAGATTAAAAAGTAGAAGATGTTCCGAGGAATACACGGCACAGGAGTTTAATGATGCTCTAATACAATTGTACCCCAATATACCAGACCCTGAGTTGGTCCTATACACAGGGCCTATGTGTTGTACATATGGTCTTTTGCCCTGGCACATAAGACTTACAGAATTTATCCAGTTGTCTGTCAACCATAATGTTAACATCAACAGTTATTTAGGTGCTctgtataaatacaataaatgtgaTCAAAGATTTGGCAAATAATTAAAGGAATTGTTAGTTATAAGACATTAATTATGTACATTTGTGAAAAGGTTGTATCTGTGCATTGTTTAAAACTTTACTCATATATATATAGTGAATGCAAAAAGTAATCTTTTGGAATTGTTTGTGTAAACTATTGGACTGATTTTAGAATTCCAATTTTTATAGCCCCAGGGTAACTAATTTCTAAAGAAATGTTTCTATTATGAGATTCATGTTTCATTCACTGATTACCTTTTAGAAATGCATGGTTACTATAGTCGGATGCATAACTTATGACGCATTGAGAATTAGCTGCAAGTGTGTCAGTGCAGGTCATACATAAAGGATGTGGATGCATAGCCGCTACGCCCTTAGgttaccgctgatacctaaaatattGTACTGTGCAGCTTAAAGTACGATGTTCCGAAATGTCATAAAGTTTGCATGCATAATACTTATTATACAGTCATGATGATAatattaccaatttttttttaaatttttaacaaaaagctTTCAATGTTGAAAGATGTTTTACagaatatgaataatataatttattatcacagTACAATTTGTCACTGtagttactattatttattgaatgatgtaaattgtagataatatatttgtacaaaTATGGAATATAAGTTATATGCTTAATAAGGTATCTTTTCATTGATCTCCTTAGTAAATATTGCAACCCATGTTTGCGACTTAACCaaggctacagaccttcaggcTATCAAGGCTACAGATctttcaatcaaaattattagaaaaaaaacgaTACAGTTACAACTGATGTAACAGTtcgactgtacagttaaaactgtagGTCTGTTGTAACCATTGCATaggtttttgaaaatttgtttagaAAAACGATTACTGTACTTTGTTGTGTTAACCAGTTAGTCGTTAAAATGTAACTCGTGACTACGTGTAACGACTAtacataaatcccgcgggaacctaaTGAAATTATGggtaaaaattataatctatatttattcaAGATTTCATCCAAATCTGTACACTATTTGAACAACGTCACGgagtaataaaaaacaaactttcgcataGCGTATTTTATGGTgtgaaattcaaattaatttttagtgtaCCACGCATTTACAGTGCCTCAAACACGTTTAAACGAAAAGTTTTTCCCATGTGCTTACCATATTGATGAGACTGGCGACAAGgaagctagtttaaaaaatatttattgatatatggtccaagatccggcattagaagtataatataccctcatctgttattcattagtgctatgaaataaatgttagATAATTTTCAGTggcacattgcaaataggttgtctAGTTAAaaggccaaacacatttttcataaaaaatctaAGAAAACATGAACTAGATGCAAGGCAacctaataaagttaaattaagcataataaaataagtttttatttgccatattagacgactaattATCTGACGAGGGTTATctctataaacatttttttcaactgtttatatctggcaaccccacagttgcaatgTTAAAGCTGGCCTTTactttttaattcttttgtgtatatattgttttaactaGTGCacgaatgtttttaattaaccaatgagggaaggagattaaataaagtaaaaaaaaaaaaaaaaaaatttaaatttatatcccaatagttatttaatatcccaattaaataacagataagggtattcttatgccggatcttgtactctGTTCGTCACGAccttaaaattgtatattttcttaTCGTATGACTTTTTATCATCATTGATTTTTATAGATCAATTGACTGAGATATTTTAAtaggaatataaaaataaattaaaaatcaattcagagtaataattttattgtaattattacacGCTAATTGCAAACGAAATATGCACAAAACACTATTTACATTTGAAGCAATAATCTCTACAGCCACCAGAACCTGCAAGAATAAAGAACACTAATTTATCACAGTTCTTTGATATTTttcatatacctacattatcatagcaatttacatttgattatTTGAATTGACGTTGGTACTTGTGGAATTCAAGATTAATAAAAACCCATCAATTTTCCTTCTCAATAAATTTGAATAGGTTAAAATTAATCGTATTTTTTATTAGCTTGGAAAACTTATTATATAGTTCGAttagattaattataaattatttaataatagggtagttgactcatttcaaatttaatataaacaatattaatttcgtgtaatacatggaataagggtctgaaatatatcgatatcaattaataaaagttaaggatttcttttagaactttatttaactaatattttggTCAAACTCTctatttgtatgggatttattgtagtgacgtcgtaaaatgaaacagttgaaatatagactgtcatggccgacaggcgttttagcTAGTATtgttaaaaacacatttaaaaactaaaattttcatataatctcgtctaaaaaaatatgaaaaaaaaaagaatttttcagtctagtagaactatatgatcatttaaaaaaagcgtcaactagcctattgtttgaaaggtttaattattattataatttacaacacTTATGTACATACTGGTCGATTGGAATATAAATTAACAAGGGATGAGATTTTTGTCACATGATTAGACATAACTGataaaaatggaaataaaaataccACCTGAGCAATTGGTAACCTGGTGTTCATCGGCGATGGCGGGAATAGCTGTCGTGGCGGTCGTCCCTAGAGCGCTCATACCTATCGTAGTCTCGAGACCTATCGTAAGACCTATCCCTCTTGAAACTATCCCTATCGTAAGATCTCTTATCGCGCCTACGAGATCTATCTTCGGACCGATCTCTACTTCTCCGTCGTCCGGACCGCGATTCGTAACTAATCGAACGTGATCTTTTCGAACGTTTCTTCGGTCTGTCATCGTCCGATTCTTCCCTATACTTCTCTTTGTGCGACTTCTCGTAATCCCTACTTCTAGATTTATGTTTGTCGTAGTAATCATCCTTTTTTCTAGACTTGGATTTTTCTATTTTCTCGTAGTCGTCTTGATGTTTTGACTTGGTGTAACTTTTTTCACTGGATTtctgatatttttcttttttatttttcttcagtTTCTTTTGGGATTCACTAGAATTAGAGCTTCTGTGTTTGCGTTTCTTGGGGCGAATGTTCTCTAATTTGACTTCGGGATCACTTTCCAATGACGATTTGCTGGAACTAGACGAGGAATCATCTTCGGAATCACTAGAACTCGAGTTGGAACTGTCTTTGCTAGATTTGCTAGGTTTCTGCGGGCTCGGTGTTTTGTCGTACTTGTTGTTCTTTCTTATTTTCTCTTCTGGAATCACCTCTAATTTTTTTGGACCATCTACTTTATCAATGGCTTTGTGATTCTTTTTATCTTTTGAAAGGCGACGTTCCGGTTTTTTCTCGGGCGTATCACCTTCAATCGGAGGAGGCGGTGTTGTTGaccctaaaaataataacatctaaataaaaaaatatgcccgcttacatacctacttactccGTACACGGCATGTCAACTTTTTGATTTAAGATATTATGTTTTAGGAGATCACTGTTAGACTTGCCGTGTAGTATGGATCAGGAAATTGGGCAGCAAAAGGGACCGACCATTAACAGAAGAATTAATGgaaacgaaatgcgtatgttgagatggatgtgtagTGTGATTAGGATGAATAAAATGAGGAATGAATATATATAAGGgggaagtctgaaagtggcaCCAGTGACGGAAAAGTTGAGGAGTAAAAGCTTAGCGTGGTATGAACATGAGATGCGGATGAAAGTCATAGTATCAGAAGAATGATTGAAGTTGAAGAGAAATTGCAAGTTTTAGGACACAAGAGGAAAGGAAGGCCAGAATgtttggagtgtgtgaaagaggatatGTCTGTAAAAGGAATAGTTGACGAATGTTAGAAGCGAATGAAAGAAATAGATATACctattttgccgaccccacttaagtgatAAGACCATTGATATATGAAAGATAAGACAAGTGTGATAAGAAAAAGGAATTGAtgaagaagatgatgatgacgataacgatgatgatgataacggtaatgatgatgattatttaaagAATACTCACGAGGCTGTTTCGGTCTCTCTGGCGTGATGTTGACAGGCGTAGCGGGGTCCTCGCCGCTCTCTCGTAGCTCAGCGCGGCGAACTTCCGCTTCTATGTCGCGCGACGTTCGCTCGAATTCCTGTTTCTTTCGCCTTATGATATCCTAGTACAtacaaaaagcaataaataagtTCTAATTGAAAACTATACCCcgtacatatacagggtgctcgggagtatttcccataactctagggttatattcttcaaggaaaattaattaaaaatgtctaaggaacatgtatcctaaattgaatattttcgaagtaaaaaaatatttattttgtaaatagatctaaattgtgtcccttatatcgcctccttatattatgacctagccaaacttatttattgataaatatcatgaagcagcttactagtgaagtgcggagtgccagttgcaatatcacatcgatatcgacagtcttacctacgattacgtattttaaaatgcaatgattagataaaggcgtgtgttacatggatagtcggaattatttgaattactttgtataaaaacataaaaagttttctttttagttaaaaaaaaagatatgcagttcggctcctataagtgaacttgtcaacaccttgaagttatggaaataCTCcggagcaccctgtataattacaTTGTGATAATGGATACGACCCCTGTCTTCGTTTCGGACGgcgtataggttcgaatccggtacggcacctccaacttttcagttaggtgtGTTTGGTGtcataaacggtgaaggaaaaacatcggaaacctgcatacctaagaattttcataattctctacgtgtgtgaagtgtgccaatccgcattgggccagcgtggtggaaggcttaatctgagaggagactcctgctccgaatatgggttaatgatgatgacacataTAAAATGGAGACATAAGGACTCTAGTTGCGGGAATTGAACCCATGACCTTTGATGCAGAAGGTTGGGTCACTACCGACATcaaataatcatcaaataatTGTTGCAATAATTAATCATTATGGCAAAATAATtgtctaatttaaaatatttaaatctgttataaacaaaattcttgctaaaattaaaagtgtggttaaaaaaaaaaaaaaattaaatctaatttGCTTATTGTGCGAAATTTTTCACAAACAGGGTTCAGATTGTGGCCACTGTCATTGACCATTGTGAACAGAGTGCATTAGGTATTGAACTTACTAAGGTCATTTTACGTCGTAAGgtcaaaacaataaattattaagcaAGTTTTGCCACAACAAAATGGTATTTTTACCCgcctgcaagaagggttatgtttttcaccCGTATCTAGTATGTTTATATGTAATGTTCTTTaatacctcatatcttccaaaccggtgAACGAATTTACgcaattaagatatcgttaggtttgtcttaataacccaagtgttcttagataggtgaagttaaaaaaaaccaacacgacggctgtgagacgctatagattTAGggtgaatatatatattttttttccatatagatatgggtatcaaattcaagggatcATCAAGGACTTCAAAATGGTATGTCatgacaatattaaaaatcctacaatgactaggtgcgagcaggtgcAGGAGCAGGCAGTCgggctattttattatttttttaattattgacttgtttCCATCTAGTTTCAATTAGGCAAAACTTAACCCTGCTAAGATTTACTAAATTTATTCGGAAGTAATAacttaacatttaaaatacaaacCTAGGTTTTTGTTGTATATTCATATCTAGGTATTTCCTCATTTTGTAATCTCGTAGGTACATGTATCTagacaaaaataacataatatacagTATCAAGTTAGAGATAAAAATCTCAACTTTGTTTTCATTGAAATTTTCATCGTTTTGAAATCGAAATTGAGGAAATGCGTATCAAATTGTTCTAATTTACGAAATACTTAGTATTTTAAGTTTGAAATCTAAATGGTATTCATAGATAAACGATATAAAAGGGAaagtaatattttgaaaaccaaCACAAgaaggttaataaaattaatagataccgctaaatattaaataataattggaatACCTACCTAGGTCAAAATAAGCCAAATCAACACATAACATTTgcaatataagtaggtacatagtaaGTACCCACACGTAATTAATGTCTGGTCTGCAAATTAAACCTAGGATTGTTTgtgcattaattattatttttatcattattacactattgtttaactttaactcattaaaaaaagaagttacAATTTAAATGACCATGACTTGAGcttagtttttttgttttggttgTTACTATCTCGAAGTTAttaaacagccgatggacgtccacggctGGACTTaaatggactttcaaacaaaatggtcTTGAACCGCCATCATCCaggatgtcc contains the following coding sequences:
- the LOC112053609 gene encoding FAU ubiquitin-like and ribosomal protein S30; the encoded protein is MQLHIRGQSTHILDVNGEESIAQIKDRVRALSDIGAEEFTLSALGAPLEDGILVSELASTDLDLTVPLLGGKVHGSLARAGKVKGQTPKVEKQQKKKKKTGRAKRRIQYNRRFVNVVQTFGRRRGPNSNS
- the LOC112053605 gene encoding dehydrodolichyl diphosphate synthase complex subunit nus1, which translates into the protein MLSKILRQFLFILIHFVVKILVAVQNIYYQFCETRILPDKHVTKRDVLTLLDSVPKLKKKLKHLVVLVDTSVHSMSDLALLVIWSLIVGVPFVSFHDLTGQLKKHEEDLFMEIERKKKGVPGCIKWSNKPDLNGYTNGTQANTVYINIFSQNDGRQRIVQCVNLLAKDRLKSRRCSEEYTAQEFNDALIQLYPNIPDPELVLYTGPMCCTYGLLPWHIRLTEFIQLSVNHNVNINSYLGALYKYNKCDQRFGK